Part of the Candidatus Binataceae bacterium genome is shown below.
CCAGCGGCGAACGCACCAAGGTTCTCAACGTGATCCCGCGCTCCGCACAAATTGTCGGAAGCTGCGAGCCGTCCAGACCGGGGCATTGCCCAATTTGCAGCACTTCATCGATCGCGCAACCGTCCAGGATTGACTCGAAGCTCTCGCAGACCTGCTCACCCTCATCGTCCCCGAGCAGCAGGCGTCCATCGCCGTTCCCGGAGACAAATCCGACAATCTCGCTGGCCCCGCGCCGCCGACTCCGAAAAAACTCTGAACGCTGAGCCGCCTCGCGATTCGCTCCCAGCACCAGCGCCCGCCGTGAATTGCGCCTCGGCTTTAACTGGCTTGCCATCGATTGTACTGCCGCACTGCCCACCGCCAGCGCAAGGGTTCCGAGGGCCAAGGCAATACCTTGATGCGACCCATAGCCGTGGGCTGCCGAAAACCCATCTCGCGCTATCAAACCGAAGAAAGTTCCTAAACTCATCAAACTGATGTTAAACCCTGACTCTTCTCAAATTTCTCCGGTTTGGCTTCGGAGCAAATATTATCGCCTATGGCGCGCGCAATCCGTCTCGCTCGAATGAGCAACACTCATACCAAATAATCGGACAATCGAAGTTATTAACCTATTTGACGTATCTCTGAGTTATACCACCTCATTATCTTCCATTACGATTTTAATCTGCTATATCCCGAGGCACCTGCATCGATCTCGACAAATGTTGAGACAAATTCGATACAAGGGCGTTGACTGTATTGAGACTTCTCATCCGATTTCGGCATACCTACGGGGATATCTGGACCCCGCGCCCGATGGAGACTATGCCTACAGTTCTAGCACAATCTAAAAGGATGCGGAACGAAAAAAAGATGATCCATGATAAGCAAGATCGCTATCTACATAGCTAAAGCGATGCGCCTCAAAACAACCATAGTGGTTTCGTCGATATTTTTCGATCTGTTCTAAAGCTGCTTAACTAAGCGTAACGAAGCTTAAAGTCGAAACATGGCTTGGCCAGCATCTGGGAACGTTGTAAGGCCACCGATGGGTTAAACACTCCCACTGACTGATTAAGCAAGCCGTAATCCGGCGGGCTTACTTGGGCCTTGAGGCATCTACCCGACGCGGTAAGGAATTCACAGTATCGAAGTTTTCGCTTAGCGCCCGGCGATCCCGGGATCAGTCATTCCGCGCAGATCCTGATAGCCGACGCGCGAGGGCTTTATCAGGTACGCAAGGGGCTGACCGCACGACCCTAGCCGACATGAGAGGCTAAGGTGCGGCGTGGTCTGCCGCCAGTCGGCGGGCGAACTCCGCGACACCATCCTGCCATGGCGGGAGTTCGATTCGAGGATCCTGCATCGTCGTGAGTACGCTGAACGGCGGACGCGTCGCCGCTGTTACGAACGCCCTGCTCGACGCTCGAATCGGGGCCTCCAACTGCAGCAATCGGAAGAATTCCCCGACCAGCGCCCAGCGGCTTGTCCCGCCGCGTCCGGCCAGATGGTAGGTCCCGTAGGCTTCGCTCGGGATGAGCCGGCCGATACCTTCAGCTAAATGCGGGACGTAGGTGGGCGAGCCGAACTGATCATCCACTACCCGCACTGTGCCGCTTGCCGCCTTCGCGCGCATCTGATGCATGAAATTTTTGCCATGTTCCCAGAACAGCCACGCGGTCCGCACGACATAGTGCCGTGTGTTCAACGTGCGCACCGCTTCCTCACCGGCCAATTTGCTGGCGCCGTAAGCTGAGATCGGATCAGTCCGATCAAATTCATGATAGGGCCGCCCGGCCCGCCCGTTGAACACGTAATCGCTCGAAACGTGCAGCACAGCGATCGCCAACGCCGCCGTCGCCACCGCCAGATTGCGCGGCCCCAGCGCATTGATCGCGTAAGCCTCCTCCACCTGCGTCTCAGCGCCGTCCACCGCGTTGAAGGCCGCCGCATTGATCACGAGCTGCGGCCGATGGTAACCGAGCGCGTTACGCACGTCGCGCAGTTGCGTGATATCCAGCGATTGCCGATCCAGCGCGACCAGCTGATGCTGCGCGAGCGCATAGGTCAGGCAACGCCCGAGCTGCCCGCCCGCCCCTGTAATGAGAATCTTCACGGTTGGTGCTCCGCCAGCAGCGGCAGCCGCTCAAGCTGCTCTGCAATCGGCCGCGCCGCGGCGTCCGCGGCGGAGAGCCGTGGCTCGCGCAATGGCCATGCGATCCCGATCGCCGGGTCGTTCCAGGCGATCCGCAATTCATCCTGCGGGTAATAGAAGTCCGTACACTTGTATTCGATCTCCGCCACTTCACTGACTATGCAGATACCGTGCGCGTAGCCCGCCGGCACATACAATTGGCGGAAATTCTCCGCCGAGAGCTCGAACGACAGCCATTCGAGATAGCTGGGCGAGCCGCGCCGGATGTCTACGACGACGTCGAAAATCGCTCCCGACAGGCAGCGGACCAGTTTGCCCTGCGGATGAAGCCGCTGCGCATGAAGCCCTCTAATGGTGCCGTAGCCCGAGCGCGAATGATTGTCCTGCACGAACTTGACGTCGATCCCGCCTGCCGCATATTTCTCGGCGTGAAAGGTCTCGAGAAAAAATCCCCGCCCGTCGCGAAAGACTTCGGGTTCGATCACCTTAACCCCGGCGAAGCGGGTCGCGCTAAACTTCACGCTTTCAATCCTTCCTGTTCGATTATCCGCGTCAGGTACTGTCCGTAGCCGCTCTTGCCCATCGCGCGGGCGATCCGCGCCACGTCTGTCGCTCCGATATAACCCATCCGCCAGGCAATCTCTTCGAGACAGGCGATTTTCAGCCCCTGCCGCTCCTCGATCGCCTGGATAAAATTTGCCGCCTGCATCAGGGCCTCATGCGTACCGGTGTCAAGCCACGCCACGCCCCGCCCGAGTAGTTCGACGCGCAACTGCCCGGCGCGCAGGTAGGCCAAATTGAGGTCGGTGATTTCGAGCTCGCCGCGCGGCGAGGGCTTGAGCTGCTCCGCCATCGCCACCACCCGGCTGTCGTAGAAATATAGCCCGGTGACCGCGTACGAGCTGCGCGGACGGTCCGGCTTCTCCTCGATACTCACCGCCCGGCCTCGTTCATCCAACTCGACGACGCCGTACCGTTCGGGATCCTTCACCCAGTAGCCGAACACGGTCGCGCCACGGCGCGACCGCGTCGCTTTCTGCAAAATCTCCGGCAACCCGTGGCCGTAAAAGATATTGTCGCCCAGCGCCAACGCCACGTTGGCGCGGCCGATAAACTCGCGCCCGATCAGAAACGCCTGCGCTATCCCCTCGGGCCTGGGCTGCACCGCGTACGCGAAATGCACGCCCCAGTCCTCGCCGTTGCCGAGCAGGCGGCGAAAACTCTCCTGCTCGTGAGGTGTGTTGATTATCAGGAAATCGCGGATTCCCGCCATCATCAGTGTCGCCAGCGGATAATAGATCATCGGCTTGTCATAAACCGGCGCGAGCTGCTTCGAGATCGCCCGGGTCACCGGATAGAGCCGCGTGCCCGACCCGCCCGCCAGGATGATCCCCTTCCAGGACGCCCCGCGCGCCGCCGCGATACCGCGGCCGCTACGCGCGCGCGCCACGCCCGGCTCGCGTGAGGAAATTCATTACCGATCTCATGCGTCGCGCGACGCTGCGCCAAGTCCCAGCCGTTCCCCGCGATAGCGCCCGCTCTGAACCTGTTCGCTCCACTGGCGATTCGCGAGATACCAGCTCACGGTCCGCCGCAAACCCTCGGCGAGCGCAATGCGCGGACGCCAGCCGAGCTCGCTGGCAATCAGGCTGCAATCGAGCGCGTAGCGACGATCATGGCCGGGACGATCCGGCACAAAGCTCATCAGGCTCGCGTAACTCGCGACGCCGCGCGATTCGAGCGCCGGATTCTGCGCGGCCGGCCACAGTTCCTCGAGCACGCCGCAAATCGCCCCGATCAATTCTAGATTGGTGCGCTCGCAATCGCCCCCGATATTATATTTCGCGCCCACGCGCCCGCGCTCCAGCACCGCCAGCAACCCGGCGCAGTGGTCTTCGACGAAGACCCAGTCCCGCACATTGCCGCCGTCGCCATAGATCGGAATCGGCTCGCCCGCCACGGCTTTCGCCACCACCATCGGAATCAGCTTTTCGGGAAACTGGTAGGGACCGTAGTTGTTGGTGCAGTTCGTAATCAGTACCGGCAGGCGGTAGGTCTCGCGATAAGCCCGCACAAAGTGATCCGCTGCCGCTTTCGACGCCGCATAGGGTGAGTTCGGCGCGTACGCGTCCTCCTCGACCGAGCGTCCGTGCTCACCGAGGGAACCATAGACCTCGTCGGTCGAGACCTGAACGAAACGGAGGTGCGCGAGCGCGGCCGGGCTGAGCTGCGCCGCATACTCGCGCAGCGCTTCGAGCAGCTCGAAGGCCCCCATCACGTTGGTCTCAACGAAATCGCGCGGTCCGTCAATCGAACGATCGACGTGGGTTTCCGCAGCAAAATTCACGATCGCATCGGGCCGCACCTGCGCGATCGTCGCGCGCAGCATCTGCCGGTCAGTTATATCGCCCGGCGCGAAACTGTAATGCGGATTATTCGCGACCTCGCGCAGGTTCAGCAGATTGCCGGCGTACGTCAGCTTATCGAAGACCACCACCCGCCAATCTTTCTGCGCGAGTGTCAGGCGGACAAAATTCGCCCCGATAAAACCCGCGCCGCCCGAAACCATTATTGTCTTCATCGTCTATTCCGGACCCTTATTTATTCCGGACCCTTATTCTGCACCCTCTGTTCTGCACCATCGGCGATTTCTGCGGCACGCTCCGCAAATATCTTAGCCGATTTTGCGATCGAGATGGACCAGTAATTCCTGCGCGTCTTTGCTCACCTTGCCTGCGCAACATTCACCACCTCGACAGTGTTAGGAACGCAATAAGAAATATCTGTTTTCGGAACTAACTGTTTTGATCCGTTACACGTCCCATAAAAGACAAATATAACAATCAAAAGGATATTTAATAGTCACATGTTCAGGATGAAATTTCGCCAAACTGGCCTCACTTTATCTAAATCTATCACATCTTAATTATTGTTCATTTGTCTAATTAGGTGTTTTGAGCGGCACCACGATTGCTGTATCCGAATCGCGGTTCCTAACGTAAAGCTCAGAACAAGTCCACGTGACTTAACCAAAGGGGGATAATATGACTCAATCTCGAGCCAGCCGACGGGTCTTTTTAAAATCTGTAGCTATTACGAGTTTAATGATGTTTTTGAGTGTAATTACGGCTGTCCGCGATGCCCACGCGGCCTCAGCGCGCTCCAGCACCACTCTTGTGGTTGCTGCCTCTCCATCGATAAACAACATACCGCGGATCGGGGTCAATCTGTCGCCGTGGACCTACTACGGGGCTGAGCAGTACCAGTCAAATATCGTGATGAATCCAGGCTTCGAGCCGATTATTGACCGTTCGCTGGTGAGCGTCG
Proteins encoded:
- the rfbD gene encoding dTDP-4-dehydrorhamnose reductase; the protein is MKILITGAGGQLGRCLTYALAQHQLVALDRQSLDITQLRDVRNALGYHRPQLVINAAAFNAVDGAETQVEEAYAINALGPRNLAVATAALAIAVLHVSSDYVFNGRAGRPYHEFDRTDPISAYGASKLAGEEAVRTLNTRHYVVRTAWLFWEHGKNFMHQMRAKAASGTVRVVDDQFGSPTYVPHLAEGIGRLIPSEAYGTYHLAGRGGTSRWALVGEFFRLLQLEAPIRASSRAFVTAATRPPFSVLTTMQDPRIELPPWQDGVAEFARRLAADHAAP
- the rfbC gene encoding dTDP-4-dehydrorhamnose 3,5-epimerase; this translates as MKFSATRFAGVKVIEPEVFRDGRGFFLETFHAEKYAAGGIDVKFVQDNHSRSGYGTIRGLHAQRLHPQGKLVRCLSGAIFDVVVDIRRGSPSYLEWLSFELSAENFRQLYVPAGYAHGICIVSEVAEIEYKCTDFYYPQDELRIAWNDPAIGIAWPLREPRLSAADAAARPIAEQLERLPLLAEHQP
- the rfbA gene encoding glucose-1-phosphate thymidylyltransferase RfbA, giving the protein MARARSGRGIAAARGASWKGIILAGGSGTRLYPVTRAISKQLAPVYDKPMIYYPLATLMMAGIRDFLIINTPHEQESFRRLLGNGEDWGVHFAYAVQPRPEGIAQAFLIGREFIGRANVALALGDNIFYGHGLPEILQKATRSRRGATVFGYWVKDPERYGVVELDERGRAVSIEEKPDRPRSSYAVTGLYFYDSRVVAMAEQLKPSPRGELEITDLNLAYLRAGQLRVELLGRGVAWLDTGTHEALMQAANFIQAIEERQGLKIACLEEIAWRMGYIGATDVARIARAMGKSGYGQYLTRIIEQEGLKA
- the rfbB gene encoding dTDP-glucose 4,6-dehydratase encodes the protein MKTIMVSGGAGFIGANFVRLTLAQKDWRVVVFDKLTYAGNLLNLREVANNPHYSFAPGDITDRQMLRATIAQVRPDAIVNFAAETHVDRSIDGPRDFVETNVMGAFELLEALREYAAQLSPAALAHLRFVQVSTDEVYGSLGEHGRSVEEDAYAPNSPYAASKAAADHFVRAYRETYRLPVLITNCTNNYGPYQFPEKLIPMVVAKAVAGEPIPIYGDGGNVRDWVFVEDHCAGLLAVLERGRVGAKYNIGGDCERTNLELIGAICGVLEELWPAAQNPALESRGVASYASLMSFVPDRPGHDRRYALDCSLIASELGWRPRIALAEGLRRTVSWYLANRQWSEQVQSGRYRGERLGLGAASRDA